A region of the Gemmatimonadaceae bacterium genome:
CGTGCGTCTTGACGGCGGGAATTGCACCGACGATCTCGAGTCCCATTTCCTCGGTTGCTTGCTCCGGATATCGGAACCGCGGGTCGTACCGATCGAGGAGGAACGCGAGGCCGCCGGCAGCGATGATGCCAATGATGACGGCCAAGCCGATCACGAACGGCGCGCGATTACTCGTCGGCGTCTCGGGAACAACGGGAGCGTCGAGAACGGTCACGTCGGAGACGGCGCTCGCCTCCGCGAGATTGGCTTCTTCCGAGCGGCTTTTGAGAAGATTGTAGAGGTTCTCGCTCGTCGCGACATTGCGACGGAGACGCGCTTCCTCGATGGTGCGGGCCGGCACGCCGCGCAGCTCGCGTTCCGTGCTCTGCACCTGGTCCTGAAGATCACCCTCCTGCATCTTGAGCTGGGTAACCAACGCGTCGACGGCACGCGGAATCGTTTGCTCACGAAGCTCCTTCACGTCTGCGCTGAGGCCGCGGACTGTTGGATGCGCGTCGGTGAATTCCTTGCGGGCGTTGGTCAGCTTCGCTTCGTCGTCGGCGAGATTGCGTAACGCGGTTTGCAACTGCGGATCGCTTTTCGCGGCGGGCACGATGCTCAACGCGCTGGCATCGAGAGTCCCCGCTTGCACAGCCGACATCGTGCGCTCCAAGGTCAACCGTTCGCGACGCGCAGCTTCGTACGTGTTCTCGTCCGTGAAGAAGTTCTCGGACACGGGATCGCGTGTGCGGTCGTCACCAGCGGCCGCGGTGTGCGCGTCGGGACCGTCGGTGCCCTGAATCGGTCGCGCCGTGGCTCGCGTCTCGGATGGGAGCGTGATGGTGCGAACTCGAAATGCTTCCAGTGCGTTTTCGGCGTCGTGCAAGTCCTTCGCGGCAACGTCGAGCTGTTTGTTCAGCGTTCCCGCGACTTCGACGAGGTTGCGCTTCTTCAAATCAGCGGCGGCAGCGACGAATTCATCGACGAGCGTCTGCATGATGGCGGTGAGGTGTTGCGGGCTGGTACCCGTCAACGCGACGCGGAGAAGATTGCTCCCTTCGGGCAACGAGCTCGTTAGGTTCGTACGCATCGCCAGCGCCGCCGTGCGCGGCGTGACGAGTGTGAAGCGGACCGTGCGCCCGCGACTGAGCGCCGCTGCCGACGGCGCCCAAAGAAAACCGACCGGGCGACCCACGGAATCACCAACAACGCCGGTCTCTACGCGCGGTCCTTTTGCGAACGACAACGTGTAAACGCGACCAGTCGGATTCACCTTCAGCACATACTCGCCCGGCGTGAACTTCTCGCGCGTTCGAAAATCCCAGAACACCGCGGAATCCGGTGCCGACGACGGCGTGACATAAAGCGTCAGCCGCCGCGCAACCTTTTCCAGGATCGCAAAGCTGGTGAGCAGCTCGGGCCAGGCGGCAGCATGCATGACCTCATCACCACGAATGGGTGCGGCCCGGTCGTTCTGGCGGGAATCGGGAGTGATCCAGATTGTCGAATGAACGACGTAGGTGGGCTTGATGAAGCGCGAAGCAACGATGCCGCCGCCAATCGCGGCCGCAATCACCAGCGCGA
Encoded here:
- a CDS encoding polysaccharide biosynthesis tyrosine autokinase, which produces MDPVSTSRTVRKREPISAPSVTSPIAPVREKPHQGWDWDQLHKSASRISWTRYLAALRRYKWLLALVIAAAIGGGIVASRFIKPTYVVHSTIWITPDSRQNDRAAPIRGDEVMHAAAWPELLTSFAILEKVARRLTLYVTPSSAPDSAVFWDFRTREKFTPGEYVLKVNPTGRVYTLSFAKGPRVETGVVGDSVGRPVGFLWAPSAAALSRGRTVRFTLVTPRTAALAMRTNLTSSLPEGSNLLRVALTGTSPQHLTAIMQTLVDEFVAAAADLKKRNLVEVAGTLNKQLDVAAKDLHDAENALEAFRVRTITLPSETRATARPIQGTDGPDAHTAAAGDDRTRDPVSENFFTDENTYEAARRERLTLERTMSAVQAGTLDASALSIVPAAKSDPQLQTALRNLADDEAKLTNARKEFTDAHPTVRGLSADVKELREQTIPRAVDALVTQLKMQEGDLQDQVQSTERELRGVPARTIEEARLRRNVATSENLYNLLKSRSEEANLAEASAVSDVTVLDAPVVPETPTSNRAPFVIGLAVIIGIIAAGGLAFLLDRYDPRFRYPEQATEEMGLEIVGAIPAVKTHGLRAEADAMQLVEAFRTVRLSVAQAADPSGRVLVTISSPNAGDGKSMISANLAHSFADAGYRTLLVDGDIRRGELDKRFELPRSPGLLDYVTGAATLEQTLQTTTNEKLWIMTRGTQQARGPELLMSPVVPDLMTELQRRFEAVIVDCSPLGAGIDPFVLGTATGNMLLVLRAGESNRKLAEAKLKLITRLPIRLLGVVLNDVRMAGDFQYYSYSYSDQKEESKLPALETQLDEFARRSGLLSLER